One genomic segment of Cololabis saira isolate AMF1-May2022 chromosome 22, fColSai1.1, whole genome shotgun sequence includes these proteins:
- the LOC133423470 gene encoding leukocyte elastase inhibitor-like codes for MASPTPLTKANAIFCLDLLRKLSEDDNSANIFFSPFSISSALAMVMLGARGNTAMQMSECLNTRECQDDVHALFNQLLSGLNKSGGSFELSVANRLYGEKSFQFLQEFLTQTRKNYDAELESVDFITSHQEARIRINNWVEKQTQGKIRDVVAEGVLNKMSRLVLVNAIYFKGTWNEPFLSIRTYDTHFKLNKNDKKKVKMMTQEIHVPYAFIPEVNCQILEMPYKGKELSMLIFLPKDIEDDTTGLEKLEKQLTYEKFMEWTGELTVTQVDVSLPRFKLEETYDLNRVLTSMGMEDAFDKGKSDLSGMSGNKKLVLSKVTHKAFVEVNEEGTEAAAATACYCQENCYRMMPNFRADQPFLFFIRHNATMSVLFAGRFCCPV; via the exons ATGGCGTCCCCCACTCCTCTCACCAAGGCCAACGCCATCTTCTGCCTGGATTTGCTCAGAAAGCTGAGTGAGGACGACAACTCTGCAAACATCTTCTTCTCTCCCTTCAGCATCTCCTCAGCCCTGGCGATGGTGATGCTGGGAGCCAGAGGAAACACCGCAATGCAAATGTCAGAG TGCTTGAACACCCGGGAATGTCAGGATGATGTCCACGCTCTGTTTAACCAACTGCTGAGTGGACTCAACAAGTCAGGGGGCTCGTTTGAGCTCAGTGTTGCCAACAGGCTGTATGGAGAGAAGTCCTTCCAGTTTCTGCAG GAGTTCTTAACACAAACCAGGAAAAATTACGATGCAGAGCTGGAGTCTGTGGACTTCATAACCAGCCATCAAGAAGCCAGGATCAGAATAAACAACTGGGTGGAGAAGCAGACACAAG GGAAAATCAGGGATGTGGTGGCTGAAGGTGTGTTGAACAAGATGTCCAGACTGGTGCTGGTCAACGCCATCTACTTCAAAGGCACCTGGAATGAACCATTTCTGAGCATCAGAACGTATGATACTCACTTTAAACTCAACAAG AATGACAAAAAGAAAGTAAAGATGATGACGCAGGAAATTCACGTTCCCTATGCTTTCATCCCTGAAGTCAACTGCCAG ATCCTGGAGATGCCTTACAAAGGGAAGGAGTTGAGCATGCTGATCTTCTTACCCAAAGATATAGAAGACGATACAACTGGTCTGGAGAAG CTGGAGAAACAGCTGACCTATGAGAAATTCATGGAGTGGACAGGTGAGCTGACTGTGACGCAGGTCGACGTGAGTCTGCCACGGTTCAAGCTGGAGGAGACGTATGACCTGAACAGAGTCCTGACCAGCATGGGCATGGAGGACGCTTTTGATAAGGGGAAGAGCGACCTCTCCG GTATGTCCGGGAACAAGAAACTGGTTCTGTCGAAAGTCACCCACAAGGCTTTTGTGGAGGTAAACGAGGAGGGAACGGAGGCTGCTGCTGCCACTGCTTGCTACTGTCAAGAGAATTGTTATAGAATGATGCCAAATTTCCGTGCGGACCAGCCCTTCCTGTTCTTCATCCGCCACAACGCCACCATGAGCGTTCTCTTTGCTGGGCGCTTCTGCTGCCCGGTGTGA